Sequence from the Cinclus cinclus unplaced genomic scaffold, bCinCin1.1 SCAFFOLD_317, whole genome shotgun sequence genome:
GGCGGGGGCACGGCCGGTCCCGAGCTTCGCCGCCGCGGCCGGCGCCGCCGAACGCCGGTCGCTGGTGCTGGCCTCCCGCGCGGGCGCCCGCGCGGTCGCGGCTCGAGTTCTCCCGAACCCGGCTCTCCTTTGGCGCGCGCGAGAAGCCGCCCGTGTGCGAGAGGGAGGGGTGCTCGGCACGGCCCCTCCCGTAGGCGCACCCGCCCCTTCCCCTCGTTTCTTCGCCCGCCGGGCGACGGCCGGCCGTCCGGCCGTGGCTCGTCGGCGGCCGATGGCGTACGGCGAGGGGCCGAGAGGGCGCGGGAAGGCCTTCGGGGCTCGGAGGAGGCGGCTCCTCCGGCCCTTCCCGCACCGGGGATGGGGGCTTTGCCGCCCGGCAAAATCCCGCTCCTGGCCGAGCGGTCCCCCTCGCGCGACGGAGGAACTCCAAGGGCCGGGCCTCCAGGCGTTCCGGGTCGCGCCTCGCGGGTGGGCGCGCGGGTTGCGAGCCCGCCACCGGGGAGGTGCGGCCGGTGACGGCGGCGACCCTCGCTCCGTCGTCGGCGTGGCCTCTCGGTGGGGCGCGCGATGTTCTCGGTGGGGCCGGGCCGTGTCCCCGCACCGGCGGGGCGGCCCGAGCCGCGGCGGTCCTCTCGGGCGCAGCGCCGGGCTACTGAGGGAAACCCCGGGCCCCGAGACGGATTGccgcggcggtggcggcggatGTCGGGCGCGCCCCCGCCGGTGGACGCTCCCCCGAGGGTGGCAGTGGGGGAGGCACCCCGGTGGGGCCATGCAGGTCGTTTCCCTCACCCCAGGGCCAGGTACCTAGCGCTCCGAGCCTCGGCGGTCCCCGAGATCCCTCGGCGTCGACAAACGCCTCTTGGGAGTCGAATGGGCCGCCGAGCCGGGCGGAGGTTTAAAGACTCGGGCGGCTCGGCGCGCcccgccgcggcggcggcggcggcggcggcgcgggttCCGGGCGGTGGCGCGGTGCTGTCGAGGGGTAGGGGGAGCTCCCTCCGCCGATGCCCCTGCGGTGGTGTCCGTTGTGACCGGCCGGGCTCGCCGTCGCCGGCGTCCCGCCGTGCGCGCGCGGGGGCAGCCGCGCCGGGGAGGGGCGCCCTGCCCCCCCCTCTCCGCGGCCCGCTCTCGGCGGAGAGGCCGCGGCGCGCGACCGGCCGCGGGGCCGGACCCGCTCGCTTCTAGACGGGCGACGCCGGCAGAGGGCGCGTGCTCTCTGCCCTACCTGAGCTGCGGGGTTGCggccgccgggccccgccgcgctcTCTCCCCTCGGCCGCCGCCGCAGGCTCGCGTGCGGCGCCGCGTCAGGCGTGACCGCGCCTCTTCCCTCGACGGCCTTCTCCTCGAACCGCACCGGCGCTGCCGGCCGCCGGCCGCCCCTGGCTTGGCCGCTCTCCCGACCGGGTGAGCGCTGGGTTGTCTCCTCCGTCGCCGGAGGCCCGGCGAGTGCGGGCGACCCCGTGCCGAGTTGGCGGCGTCGCCGCTCGACGGGTGTCCCCCCTGGGGGGATGGTCTTGCCGGAAGGAGCCTGCCGTCGCCGATGGCCGTCCCGGCCCGGGCCCTGCCCGTCGTTTCCCCGTTGCCCTTCCCGGCCGCGTGTGGGCCGAAGGCAGGTGCCGCGGGCGGCCGCGGGGGCGCTTCCCCACCCGGTCCCTGAGTGGAAACGAGGGGAGCGGGTGTTGCCCCCCGGCTCAGCACCGTACACCTGCCGCCGGGCGCGTGCTCGCGGAAGGGGCCCCGACGGTGcgaagcggcggcggcggtccCGGGAGTGCGGCCGTGGCGGCGCCGGGTCTTGCCGACCGGCGGGCCTCGGGCGCTCGCGATGCCGGCTCGGGTCTCGGCGGCGTCCGCCTCCGGCGCCGGCGGCGGAGCGTGGCTGCCAGATGCTCTCCTTCTGACGGGGAGGAGCGGTCCCGCGCAGGGGTGCGCTGGTGGAGCGGTAGACGCCGCGTGGCGGTCTCGGGCGTTGTAAGGTCGCCGGGGAGAGCCGGCCCCGCGGTTGGCGCGGCGGTGTTCCCCGAGTCCGCGGAGCGGTGAAGGGAGTCGAGTTGTGAGCGGGGGCCGACGGTCGCGCCCCCGGCCGCGAACGCGTGTCGTCCCGTGAAAAAGAGGCCGGGCCGGGTTGCCGTGGCCCCGCGGTCCGTCGCGTTGCCGCTCAGCCTCTCCGTGTGGAGGTCGGGCCGAGCCCGGGCGCCTGGGCCGCCTCCGGAAGACGGCACGCGAGGTGGCGTCTCCCCTCGCGGGGGGAGGCGGTTGGGGGCGCGTGCCCCCCCGCCTTTTTGCCGACTTTCGGAGCGTTTCGTGGGGTTACTCTTTTTTTGCCCCCCCCCGCCTTCCTCCTCCGTTTCTCTCTGTGTGCTCGTACGGTCGAAGCGggggcgcgcgcgcgcgcgtCCACGCCGAAACAGAAAAAGGGGCTGCTTCACGCGAGCGGTCCCGGCCCCTCCGCGCGTGCGGGGTCGGTGCCGAAAGCCAGACAACTCTTAGCGGTGGATCACTCGGCTCGTGCGTCGATGAAGAACGCAGCTAGCTGCGAGAATTAATGTGAATTGCAGGACACATTGATCATCGACACTTCGAACGCACTTGCGGCCCCGGGTTCCTCCCGGGGCTACGCCTGTCTGAGCGTCGCTTGACGATCAATCGCCGTCCGGGGTTGCCACCCCGGCGGTGCGGCTGGGGTCACCTCGCAGGCCCGTTGCCCGCGgtcagcggcggcggcggtggcggcggcggcggccggccGGTGCCCGGAGGGAAGGTGGTGCGGCGGTCAGCGAGGGAAGCGTTTTCCTCGGTggcctctctccctctttccctgcgGCCCGGTGGGCTTGGTCGTCGTCGCGGCCGCGGTCGTTGTTGCCGCGCAGGGTCTTCGTCCCCCTAAATGCAGACTCGGGGAGCGCTCCGTAGCTCCCCGCTCCCGGAACGAGCCGCTGGGGCAGAGCTCGTCCTTGCCGGGGCCGTGCCGCAGTGCGGtggcggcggccggggaagaGCGAGAGACGGCGTCGAAGACGCCGCCGTGGGCCGACAGAGAGAGAGGGCGCGAGAGGGAGGCGAGGCGCGGGCCTCGCCCCCGGGCTCACCCCCGTGCGGGCGGCTGTCTGCGGGTGGGTACCGCGTGGGTACCGTGCCGTGCTGTCGCGCGCGCGAGGCGTGAGCgctgtggggtggggggtgaccccctcctccttcccccgaGCCCTTCTGTCGTCGTCCCCGGGGGCGTAAGCGCGCCGTCGCGCTTCTCGCTCTCCCCGCCGAGGCCGCCGGGCGCTGCCTGGCTGGCCCGGCACCCTGTCAGGGCCGTCTCTGCCGCGCTGCTCTTCGGTTCTCGTCTCCGGGATGGGAGTCTCCGTCTCCgtcctgtctctctctctctgtctctctctctgtcccccctcccctggCGCGAGGGCGCGaggtggaggtggggggggggaagggaagggaagggggcaggTGGAGCGAAGCCGGCCGTCCGGTCGTCCGTCGGCACGCTTCTTCGGGAGCGCGCGGGCAGGGCGGCGCGGCGGCACAGCTTTGGGCTTGCGACCTCAGATCAGACGTGGCGACCCGCTGAATTTAAGCATATTAGTCAGCGGAGGAAAAGAAACTAACGAGGATTCCCTCAGTAACAGCGAGCGAAGAGGGAAAAGCCCAGCGCCGAATCCCCGCCCCGCGGTGGGGCGCGGGACATGTGGCGTACAGAAGCCCCCCTCCCCGGCGGCGCTCTCGGGGGACCCAAGTCCTTGTGATCGAGGCCGCAGCCCGCGGACGGTGTGAGGCCGGTAGCGGCCCCCCGGcgcgccgggcccggggctTCTCGGAGTCGGGTTGCTTGGGAATGCAGCCCAAAGCGGGTGGTAAACTCCATCTAAGGCTAAATACCGGCACGAGACCGATAGCCAACAAGTACCGTAAGGGAAAGTTGAAAAGAACTTTGAAGAGAGAGTTCAAGAGGGCGTGAAACCGTTAAGAGGTAAACGGGTGGGGCCCGCGCAGTCCGCCCGGAGGATTCAACCCGGCGAGTTGCGGTCGGCCGGCGCGGGTTCGGCGGATCCTCGCCT
This genomic interval carries:
- the LOC134057173 gene encoding collagen alpha-1(III) chain-like, whose protein sequence is MEFTTRFGLHSQATRLREAPGPARRGAATGLTPSAGCGLDHKDLGPPRAPPGRGASVASPKLCRRAALPARSRRSVPTDDRTAGFAPPAPFPSLPPPHLHLAPSRQGRGDRERDRERETGRRRRLPSRRREPKSSAAETALTGCRASQAAPGGLGGESEKRDGALTPPGTTTEGLGGRRRGSPPTPQRSRLARATARHGTHAGDEDPARQQRPRPRRRPSPPGRRERGREATEENASLADRRTTFPPGTGRPPPPPPPPPLTAGNGPARGDATSRAVFRRRPRRPGSARPPHGEAERQRDGPRGHGNPARPLFHGTTRVRGRGRDRRPPLTTRLPSPLRGLGEHRRANRGAGSPRRPYNARDRHAASTAPPAHPCAGPLLPVRRRASGSHAPPPAPEADAAETRAGIASARGPPVGKTRRRHGRTPGTAAAASHRRGPFREHAPGGRCTVLSRGATPAPLVSTQGPGGEAPPRPPAAPAFGPHAAGKGNGETTGRARAGTAIGDGRLLPARPSPQGGHPSSGDAANSARGRPHSPGLRRRRRQPSAHPVGRAAKPGAAGGRQRRCGSRRRPSREEARSRLTRRRTRACGGGRGERARRGPAAATPQLSTAPPPGTRAAAAAAAAAGRAEPPESLNLRPARRPIRLPRGVCRRRGISGTAEARSARYLALGTAAARAAPPVRGHGPAPPRTSRAPPRGHADDGARVAAVTGRTSPVAGSQPARPPARRDPERLEARPLEFLRRARGTARPGAGFCRAAKPPSPVREGPEEPPPPSPEGLPAPSRPLAVRHRPPTSHGRTAGRRPAGEETRGRGGCAYGRGRAEHPSLSHTGGFSRAPKESRVRENSSRDRAGARAGGQHQRPAFGGAGRGGEARDRPCPRLAAGTDRQRTGAGRRVPRALDSLWGGARGARRARQRPPRRREGRVAPPHPVPPAEAGGECGRAERSNGAGMRDAAHAAGRTARQRGRRQPHR